Genomic window (Bacillus sp. BGMRC 2118):
AGTATTTTGTTTAGGAGGTTTTCATCTTGAAAAAGATCTACCCGATAAGTGGAATCATTGTAGTAATGTTACTCACGATGATATTTCTTAACCCAGGACAAGACAAATATGTTTCGTGGGTGGGAGACAGACTTAAAGAAGAGAAGGGGATATTACTCAGCATTGGCATTGATTATGTAGCGAAGCCGATCATCTCAACTTCTACAACCAAAAAGGACTTTATTCTATTCTCCGTTTATCACACACATATTGTCTCAGATAAAGAAATGATCACACTTGGAATCTTCAATCAGTTTATTCCTATAAAAAGTATTGCGTATGAGAAATAACGATGCTCTAGCTGGAGTGTCGTTTTTTTCTTGGGGAAAATAAAAGTAATAAGCATATAACGGACATGCATAGTATGTAATAGAGAATATTGCGTGGGGGTAT
Coding sequences:
- a CDS encoding DUF4359 domain-containing protein, translating into MKKIYPISGIIVVMLLTMIFLNPGQDKYVSWVGDRLKEEKGILLSIGIDYVAKPIISTSTTKKDFILFSVYHTHIVSDKEMITLGIFNQFIPIKSIAYEK